One genomic segment of Mytilus trossulus isolate FHL-02 chromosome 4, PNRI_Mtr1.1.1.hap1, whole genome shotgun sequence includes these proteins:
- the LOC134716103 gene encoding ADAM 17-like protease, translating into MEKLLSVIIISSFCVFSNRADISSNLDYFETLKTVDINKRVRRSVDPHPSSHLHEIWFSSLGRNFHLYVKQTKVVSDDFKAVVSSNGVERPLDIDTGNFYTGTLKGDSESEVQLHWERNDLHATIRSPHDTIYIEPSWRHIPESGNHSMIVYRHTDLKWKPEDYTAGKRESFCKTKDLRENQDEELDDDIKLFDNDDEGHVRKKRQTYPHVGSHTMCGLLAVADYYFFKEIGRSDKRVTGEYLIGMIGRVNNIYQKTVWGEGVTNLGFQMKEMKVHDTLEDPSVGDHYNMPLRPNDMDAVLDWFGVDHKKMTKFCLGHLFTYQQFRGKLGLAYIGSWRNTDPGGICSFAAYIGTGQKIAVNTGVSSFQNPGGSRALAAQALITVSHELGHNWGSEHDPDSSECAPDVSSNGKYIMYYMATTGYDANNQIFSPCSKRFIFKVVSKKGFSCFDAKSTGGRGLCGNGRIDIGEECDAGYEGDFCCNAQCELRSGAECSEMNFACCKTCNVAPAGQRCHSLAVDDLDCLGPSNCTGIDFKCPAPIKLSGNGCQDGGTCKDGVCLDICQSKGKISCICLGTDSCKQCCEDSNGGCKPTTNNNGMNQYHQNGRPCAEGFCDGRGNCEKSDPPLIKRLFSVLDYFSVDKIALFMKNNLVWTILLFSAIVWIIAIVIIERYDRKKSEEDKESRDVMDPMGRGARVLLRRDDRAITNLGTRILKPRMRRDRGRAELDEDLAAESGFHRL; encoded by the exons CTGATATATCAAGTAATTTGGACTATTTTGAGACCCTGAAGACAGTTGATATAAATAAGCGTGTAAGACGAAGTGTGGATCCACACCCTAGTTCTCATCTGCATGAAATTTGGTTCTCATCTTTAGGAAG aaattttcatttgtatgtgAAGCAAACGAAAGTTGTTTCTGATGATTTCAAAGCTGTGGTAAGCAGTAATGGAGTGGAGAGACCACTTGATATTGACACTGGAAACTTTTATACTGGTACCTTGAAGG GTGATTCAGAGTCAGAAGTACAGTTACATTGGGAGAGAAATGATTTACATGCAACCATAAGAAGTCCTCATGATACCATTTACATAGAG CCATCTTGGAGACACATTCCAGAGTCTGGTAATCATTCAATGATTGTCTACAGACATACAGACCTCAAATGGAAGCCAGAGGACTATACTGCTGGAAAAAG AGAAAGCTTTTGTAAAACCAAGGATCTTAGAGAGAAccaagatgaagaactggatgaTGATATCAAATTGTTTGACAATGATGATGAAG gcCATGTTAGAAAGAAAAGACAAACTTATCCACATGTTGGATCACACACAATGTGTGGACTGCTTGCAGTAGCTGATTATTACTTCTTCAAAGAGATTGGACGCAGTGATAAGAGAGTCACAGGAGAATATCTT attGGAATGATAGGAAGAGTGAATAATATCTACCAGAAAACAGTCTGGGGTGAAGGAGTTACTAATTTAGGATTTCAAATGAAAGAG ATGAAGGTCCACGACACTTTAGAAGATCCATCTGTAGGAGACCACTACAACATGCCACTTAGACCCAATGATATGGATGCTGTGTTAGAT tGGTTTGGAGTggatcataaaaaaatgaccaaattCTGTCTTGGACATCTATTTACATACCAACAATTTAGAGGAAAATTAGGTTTGGCATACATTGGTTCCTGGAGGAATACAGATCCTGGTGGAATATGTTCTTTTG CTGCGTATATTGGAACTGGACAGAAAATTGCAGTGAACACTGGTGTTAGTAGTTTCCAGAATCCTGGAGGGTCTAGAGCTTTGGCTGCTCAGGCTTTGATAACTGTATCACACG AGCTAG GACACAACTGGGGCAGTGAACATGATCCTGATTCTAGTGAATGTGCACCAGATGTCAGCAGTAATggaaaatatatcatgtactatATGGCTACTACAGGATATGATGCCAATAATCAG atatttTCTCCATGTAGTAAAAGGTTCATCTTTAAAGTGGTGTCAAAAAAAGGATTCAGCTGCTTTGatg CGAAATCTACCGGAGGGAGAGGACTGTGTGGAAATGGTCGTATTGATATAGGGGAGGAGTGTGATGCAGGATATGAAGGGGACTTTTGTTGTAATGCACAATGTGAACTCAGATCAGGAGCTGAGTGCAG TGAAATGAACTTTGCTTGTTGCAAAACCTGTAATGTTGCTCCAGCAGGGCAAAGATGCCATTCTTTAGCAGTAGATGATTTAGACTGTTTAGGGCCTTCCAATTGCAC AGGAATAGACTTTAAATGTCCAGCACCAATTAAGCTATCGGGTAATGGTTGTCAGGATGG tggcACCTGTAAGGATGGAGTATGTCTTGATATTTGCCAGTCAAAAGGCAAAATTAGCTGTATTTGTttag GTACAGATTCCTGTAAACAGTGTTGTGAAGACAGTAATGGAGGTTGTAAACCAACAACCAATAATAATGGAATGAATCAGTATCATCAAAATGGGAGGCCTTGTGCAGAAGGATTTTGTGATGGTAGA ggAAATTGTGAAAAGTCAGACCCACCTTTGATTAAAAGATTGTTTAGTGTGCTTGATTACTTCTCTGTAGATAAAATTG CATTATTTATGAAGAATAATTTAGTTTGGacaatacttttattttctgCAATAGTTTGGATCATTGCAATTGTAATTATAGAACGTTAT gATCGAAAGAAATCTGAAGAAGATAAAGAAAGTAGGGATGTAATGGATCCAATG gggAGGGGAGCAAGAGTACTTCTTCGTAGAGATGATCGTGCCATAACAAATTTAGGCACTAGAATTCTTAAACCACGTATGAGACGTGACAGAGGAAGAGCAGAACTAGATGAAGACCTAGCAGCAGAGTCTGGTTTTCACAGACTTTAG